AATTCACTGATGTCTTTGAATTCACGATAAACCGAAGCAAATCGGACGAAGGCAACTTTGTCGAGCCGCCGGAGGGATTCCATGATGTAAGAGCCCACTTCCTTTGTAGAGATTTCTTTTTCCGGTCGGTCCGCCAGCTGCGTTTCGATTTCATCGGCAATCATCTCCAATTCCGTGATCGCGATGGGCCGTTTCTCTGCGGCCTTCAGTAATCCGGCGAGAATTTTTCCACGATCGTAGCGCTCGCGTCTCCCATCTTTCTTGACGACCATGTAGAGAATTTCTTCTACACGCTCGTAGCTGGTGAAACGCTTCTGGCAATCCTCGCATTCACGCCGGCGACGGATCGACTCTCCTCCCTTGGATTCGCGGGAGTCAATTACCCTGTTTTGTTTTGAGCCGCAGTAGGGGCATTTCATCGGAGTTAA
The genomic region above belongs to bacterium and contains:
- the nrdR gene encoding transcriptional regulator NrdR, giving the protein MKCPYCGSKQNRVIDSRESKGGESIRRRRECEDCQKRFTSYERVEEILYMVVKKDGRRERYDRGKILAGLLKAAEKRPIAITELEMIADEIETQLADRPEKEISTKEVGSYIMESLRRLDKVAFVRFASVYREFKDISE